The window CGCGAAGTCGCGATGGACGAGGAGCGGATCCCGCGCGTTCTGCCGCTTTCCGCCAGGTCGCCGGAGGCCGTCGTTCGTTTGGCGCACGCATACCGGAAGATGCTCCACACGGCCGGTCCCGCCGCGGGCGACATTTGCTACACGGCAAGCGTCAGGCGCGATCACTGGCCTCACCGCGCGGCCGTGGTGGGAGACAGCCGGGAACAGCTGCTCGAGTCGCTGGACGATTTCCTGGCCGGCAACGCCGAGGGCAACTGGCACTCGGCCAGTGTCGCGAAATCGCGTCGGCTGGTTTTCCTGTTCCCGGGCCAGGGCGCATGGAAACCCGGTGTCGGCGCGCAACTGTACGACGACAATCCGGTGTTTCATCGCTTCGTCGACGAATGCCTCGCGTATCTGGATCCCGCGCTGGCTGCGGATGTGATGGCCGCAATCCGCGGCCATCATCCCGAGACGGTTCGCCATCGCCAAGGGCAACTTGCCCACTTCGTCATCCTCCATTCGCTGGCAAGGACATGGATCGAATCGGGCAACCGACCCGATGCCGTGGTCGGCCATTCGCTCGGCGAGCACGTCGCGGCGACACTGGCCGGTGTGATGACGCTCGAGGACGGCCTGAAGGCGGTCGAGGCGCGCGGCCGGTTGTTCGATACCGCCACGCCGCGCGGCGCGATGCTCGCGGTCGCGGCCGGCGTGACGGAGTTGCAGCGCCTGTTCGAGTTCGGGGAAGTGCTGTTCGTTGCCGGCATCAATGGTCCGGAGCAGACGGTCGTCAGCGGCACGGCCGCGGCAATCGAGGAAGTGCACGCCACCATGGTCGCGATGGGGCGGCGCGCATCGATGCTCGGCACGTACGACACGCCGGGGCATTCGCCGCTGCTGGCGCCGATGCGCCCGGCTTTCGCGCAGGCGTTGTCGGCGCTTCGATTCATGCCGCCGCGCATCACGCTGATCTCGACACTGACCGGCAAGCCCGCCGGTGCCGAAATAGCGGGCATCGAGCATTGGCTGGACCTGGTCGAGCGGCCGGTGCTGTTTGCCGATGCGCTGGGCCAGTTCGCCGATCAGGATTGCGTATTCCTGGAGGTGGGGCCCGGTGCCGCGCTGTCGAATCTGGCGCGCGCGGCGACGCAGAAGTGGGAAAGCGTCGTATCGTCGCTGGCGGACGCGCCGGGCGACGACGCCACGGAATCCATGAACTTCGCCCATGCATGCGCGCACCTGTACTGCCTCGGGTTCATGCGCGACTGGGCCGCGCTGTATCCGCGCCCGCCGCGGCCGGCTCAGGTGCCCACCTATCCGTTCGAGCGCGTGCATCTGGAATTGCCGATGACGTTACGAGCGGCTGCATCGGTCGACACGGAAGTCGAAGGTACGGCGACCGGTCGCGACGCCGGAATATCACACGACGCGTCGAACACCGGACCGACGAGCGTTGAAGCGACATCGGGCGACCTGTCGCGCGAGCGTGCGCACGTGCTCGACGCGATTCGTCGGATCGCGCGTTCCGTGTCCAGCGGTGCCGCTGCGATCGACGACGACGTACCGCTCGCGGCCAGCGGCTTCGACTCGCTTGCGCTGACCGAGCTTCGGTCACGCATGCAGCACATGTTCGGACACACGGTTCCGATGGCGGTGCTTGCACGGGGCGCTTCGATCTCGAGGCTGGCCGAGCTCATGGCCGCGGCACCGATCGCCAAGGACTCGGCGGCGCGGACTTCACAAACGGTGCCGGCGGACATGCGTGAAGCGCTGCCGGCGCGGGGCGCTCCCGAAGATCGCGGCATGCGTGCACCACCGGCCGAGGAGCCGCTCATCGTGCTGCGTCACGGCGAGGGCGAGATGGTTGCGTTGATCCATCCGATCGGAGGCGACGTGCTGTGCTACCAGGCGCTGGCGGACGCGTGGCCCGGAGATCCCACGATCGTCGGCTTGCGGCATCCCGATGTCGACCGGCCGACGCTGCCGTTCCATCGACCGCTCGCCGAACTCGCCAGCGGGTATCGGGATGTGC is drawn from Burkholderia ambifaria AMMD and contains these coding sequences:
- a CDS encoding type I polyketide synthase; the encoded protein is MQGTSLPVSRIAITGTAYRFPGDAACHESYWALLESGRTAVRETPMARFDIQPFFSEDASVPGTTYVRNGGYVEGAFEFDAGFFRISESEALAMDPQQRWMLELCWAALENAGIAPGTVRGQSIGVFLGSGEVDYGRRTVWAGDMSKLTTYARLGASRPTLAGRVAYFLGVHGPAVFVDTACSSSLTAVHLAAQSLRAGDCDIAIAGGINLILSPEETILGARLQAMSPSEMCRPFDARADGYLRGEGGGVVVLKRIDDAVRDGDRIDAVLAGSAINNDGASNGLTAPNGAAQESAIRVALRRAGVGPASVAYVEAHGTGTQLGDPIELTALRNAYTAGVERARPLLVGSVKAQIGHLEAGAGIAGLIKAMLILSRRRVPVQANFDDPTPRFRWDDSQICVPRTGEDALDENGMVGVNGFGISGTNVHLVLAGAGAREVAMDEERIPRVLPLSARSPEAVVRLAHAYRKMLHTAGPAAGDICYTASVRRDHWPHRAAVVGDSREQLLESLDDFLAGNAEGNWHSASVAKSRRLVFLFPGQGAWKPGVGAQLYDDNPVFHRFVDECLAYLDPALAADVMAAIRGHHPETVRHRQGQLAHFVILHSLARTWIESGNRPDAVVGHSLGEHVAATLAGVMTLEDGLKAVEARGRLFDTATPRGAMLAVAAGVTELQRLFEFGEVLFVAGINGPEQTVVSGTAAAIEEVHATMVAMGRRASMLGTYDTPGHSPLLAPMRPAFAQALSALRFMPPRITLISTLTGKPAGAEIAGIEHWLDLVERPVLFADALGQFADQDCVFLEVGPGAALSNLARAATQKWESVVSSLADAPGDDATESMNFAHACAHLYCLGFMRDWAALYPRPPRPAQVPTYPFERVHLELPMTLRAAASVDTEVEGTATGRDAGISHDASNTGPTSVEATSGDLSRERAHVLDAIRRIARSVSSGAAAIDDDVPLAASGFDSLALTELRSRMQHMFGHTVPMAVLARGASISRLAELMAAAPIAKDSAARTSQTVPADMREALPARGAPEDRGMRAPPAEEPLIVLRHGEGEMVALIHPIGGDVLCYQALADAWPGDPTIVGLRHPDVDRPTLPFHRPLAELASGYRDVLEREFGRLPDRVGGWSFGGLVALEMAAQWESEGKVAPPLMLVDSPFPTGDFALRLKEIVGSTTALPSLADIDALAKDARFVALLDRDLGLLEMRARLDPPEFARISRLYASSVVSIVSRSFTALRAPIHYALAANGGNGRCRDDVWPHLARLTTGAIEVDVFDDDHNSIVGGASVRRLAARLGRRIAEMQAAASGD